One Defluviitoga tunisiensis genomic window carries:
- a CDS encoding ABC transporter ATP-binding protein, with product MKKEKNKSYIKLLKYSKKYIKYQKIPLILAPLLLLVSIMTPFLIRYFIDDIIGKNKFSQILPFFFFFVLVVLLERIISFFVNYGYYKSMNLVVRDEQISMFNKIMMIPLKDFSHNKVGDFMSRVLSDTLEASFFLGTGISLIFYNFIQLIIVSLVLLFLNWQLALITFIMMPFYYFSLRAFDKSIQKSSELERNTYSELTEEFREKVEGLWSIKSFCKETFFSKAFFKKSESWVGAKNRLSKLNQGAEDFMSFMYELTPVLVLGYGGYLILKGDTTLGTLIGFYAYLGWIFTPIRNLSNFYIQMQRAGQVSNRIFEIHDMPVEDRGKGKSFPVDEYDITFENICFTYQNLPILKDINLRINAKEKVAIVGTSGAGKSSLVNLIPRFYEPSQGLLKIGSFEVKEYDLEQLRKNVKIVRQNDPLFNMSVKENIMLGDEFSEEEFNKAVKKAKVDKFIDLLDEGYDTVVGERGSKLSDGQRQRVAIARALIRKPKILILDEATSGVDSQTEEEIFEELKEYDMTLIIISHRLSTIRKADKVVVLKDGEIIGEGTHNELVESSPVYKEIIESQLVM from the coding sequence ATGAAAAAAGAAAAAAATAAAAGTTATATAAAACTTTTAAAATATTCTAAAAAATATATAAAATATCAAAAAATTCCTCTTATTCTTGCTCCATTATTATTGTTAGTTTCAATCATGACCCCTTTTTTAATTAGATATTTTATTGATGATATAATTGGTAAAAACAAATTTTCTCAGATATTGCCTTTCTTCTTCTTTTTTGTCCTTGTTGTTTTATTAGAAAGAATCATATCTTTTTTTGTTAACTATGGATATTACAAATCTATGAATTTAGTTGTGCGAGACGAACAAATATCCATGTTCAATAAAATTATGATGATTCCCTTAAAAGATTTTTCCCACAACAAAGTTGGGGACTTTATGTCAAGGGTTCTTTCTGACACTTTGGAAGCTTCTTTCTTTCTTGGAACAGGAATCTCTCTAATCTTTTATAATTTTATACAGTTGATCATTGTTTCTTTGGTTTTATTATTTTTAAACTGGCAACTTGCTCTTATCACATTCATTATGATGCCATTTTATTATTTTTCTCTTAGAGCGTTTGACAAAAGTATTCAAAAAAGTTCCGAGTTAGAGAGGAATACGTATAGTGAACTTACAGAAGAATTTAGAGAAAAAGTCGAAGGACTTTGGTCGATAAAGAGTTTTTGCAAAGAGACCTTCTTTTCGAAAGCGTTTTTCAAAAAATCAGAGAGTTGGGTTGGTGCAAAAAACAGATTAAGCAAATTAAATCAAGGTGCAGAAGATTTTATGTCATTTATGTATGAGTTAACTCCAGTTTTAGTATTAGGTTATGGGGGTTATCTAATACTTAAAGGGGATACTACTTTAGGGACCCTTATAGGTTTCTACGCTTATTTAGGATGGATATTTACTCCTATAAGAAATCTCAGTAATTTTTATATCCAAATGCAAAGGGCAGGACAAGTTTCCAATCGTATATTTGAGATACATGATATGCCAGTAGAAGACCGCGGAAAAGGGAAATCTTTTCCTGTCGATGAATATGATATCACTTTTGAAAATATTTGCTTTACATATCAAAATTTGCCTATATTAAAAGATATAAATCTAAGAATTAACGCAAAAGAAAAAGTAGCTATTGTAGGAACAAGTGGAGCAGGTAAATCTTCGCTCGTAAATTTGATACCAAGATTTTACGAACCATCCCAAGGATTGCTTAAGATAGGTAGCTTTGAAGTTAAAGAATATGATCTTGAACAATTGAGAAAAAATGTCAAGATAGTGAGACAAAACGATCCATTATTCAACATGAGTGTAAAAGAAAATATCATGCTAGGTGATGAATTCAGTGAAGAAGAGTTCAACAAAGCCGTCAAAAAAGCAAAGGTAGATAAATTTATAGACCTTTTAGATGAAGGATACGATACAGTAGTAGGAGAAAGAGGGAGTAAGTTATCAGATGGACAAAGACAGAGGGTAGCTATAGCAAGGGCATTGATAAGGAAACCAAAGATATTGATATTAGATGAAGCAACATCGGGAGTAGACTCACAAACAGAAGAAGAGATATTTGAAGAATTAAAAGAATACGATATGACGTTAATAATAATATCTCACAGGTTATCAACGATAAGAAAAGCAGATAAGGTAGTAGTATTAAAAGATGGAGAGATAATAGGTGAAGGAACCCACAATGAATTAGTAGAAAGTTCTCCTGTTTACAAAGAAATCATTGAAAGTCAGTTGGTGATGTAA
- a CDS encoding 2-oxoisovalerate dehydrogenase — translation MKIKEIIFLVEEDPEGGYTAKALGESIFTEADSLEEIKENIKNAISCHFDNEEDLPK, via the coding sequence ATGAAAATTAAAGAAATAATATTTTTAGTTGAAGAAGATCCTGAAGGTGGTTACACTGCAAAGGCTTTAGGAGAGTCAATATTTACAGAAGCTGATTCTTTAGAAGAAATAAAAGAAAACATTAAAAACGCAATTAGTTGTCACTTTGACAATGAAGAAGATTTACCTAAATAA
- a CDS encoding B12-binding domain-containing radical SAM protein, with protein sequence MKLRKHSIRKTYGILIKSPTLNSITPWNRSIQPPLGLLYLALSLNTLNNKILIYDFNLARQFENNIIGIIKRFKPDILGLSLKTVNFHDGLKISCIAKEINPNIITIVGGPHITTSMMNENNYHFQLTLMEMNKNKADIGVIGEGEETFKELAAVTSYSNKKELEEIKGIIFRSGNKWVKTEDRPLIQDIDNIPFPDYSFLPYHWTYDSYLMITSRGCPSKCSFCDARVIWGGVYRQRTAENILAEINFHTHTLKKSKEFLISFTDDTFMVDQKRVAEICEGILKNNYKINWQCEARAVDTQNLNLLKLMRKAGCKSVFLGLESGDANTYKKVLKPNSFDLVLKAVNNIKESGMAVVGSFIIDFPWDNNKTIRETIKFAKSLELDSISCAFATPFPGTDFFNKYDHNQKIYRYYSDDLYKNYDIGIPKFLNDELTLNNLLNYQKELYFSVKNSFIPLKRKNISKGNLENYFSSSCLINRR encoded by the coding sequence TTGAAGTTAAGAAAGCACTCAATCCGAAAGACCTATGGAATATTAATAAAATCTCCAACCTTGAATAGTATCACACCTTGGAATAGGTCTATACAACCTCCATTGGGTTTGCTATACTTGGCATTAAGCCTTAATACTTTAAATAACAAGATTTTAATTTATGATTTTAATCTTGCTAGACAATTTGAAAATAATATAATAGGAATAATTAAAAGATTTAAACCCGACATACTGGGACTGTCTTTAAAAACAGTAAATTTTCATGATGGTTTAAAAATTTCTTGCATCGCAAAAGAAATTAACCCAAATATTATTACCATAGTTGGAGGCCCTCATATAACAACTTCCATGATGAATGAAAATAACTATCATTTTCAGCTAACATTAATGGAAATGAATAAAAATAAGGCTGATATAGGGGTAATTGGAGAAGGAGAAGAAACCTTCAAAGAGCTTGCAGCAGTCACTTCTTACTCAAATAAAAAAGAGCTTGAAGAAATCAAAGGAATTATTTTCAGAAGTGGTAATAAATGGGTAAAAACTGAAGATAGGCCTCTAATTCAGGACATAGATAATATTCCTTTTCCCGATTATTCATTTTTACCCTATCATTGGACATATGATTCTTATTTAATGATAACTTCACGGGGGTGTCCCTCAAAGTGTTCTTTTTGTGATGCAAGAGTAATATGGGGTGGTGTTTATCGTCAAAGAACTGCAGAAAATATTTTGGCTGAAATTAATTTTCATACTCATACTTTAAAAAAATCAAAGGAATTTTTGATTAGTTTTACAGATGACACTTTCATGGTTGATCAAAAAAGAGTTGCAGAAATTTGCGAAGGCATTCTAAAAAACAATTATAAAATAAATTGGCAATGTGAAGCAAGAGCAGTAGACACTCAAAATTTAAATTTACTTAAATTAATGAGGAAAGCTGGGTGTAAATCAGTATTTTTAGGATTAGAATCCGGGGATGCAAATACTTATAAAAAAGTTTTAAAACCGAACAGTTTTGATCTTGTTTTAAAGGCTGTAAATAACATTAAAGAATCGGGGATGGCAGTAGTTGGTTCTTTTATTATTGATTTCCCATGGGATAACAATAAAACTATTAGGGAAACCATTAAGTTTGCTAAAAGCTTGGAATTAGATTCAATTTCTTGTGCTTTCGCGACACCTTTCCCGGGTACAGATTTTTTTAATAAATATGATCATAATCAAAAAATATATAGGTATTATTCTGACGATTTATATAAAAATTATGATATAGGGATACCCAAATTTTTAAATGATGAATTGACATTAAATAATTTGCTTAATTATCAGAAAGAACTTTATTTTAGTGTTAAGAATTCTTTCATTCCTTTAAAGCGAAAAAATATAAGCAAGGGAAATTTGGAGAATTACTTTTCATCTAGCTGTTTAATTAATCGAAGATAA
- a CDS encoding MFS transporter, with protein MELLLRNKNFLLLFLGTLLSTLGGSIFFISVVWTAASELGGATAVSVVLSFQALPIIITAPFVGLFVDKRKKKNILVSSSLIDGFVLLFFAVLLKMNILNIWILSITIFVQQFVGSFMGSSFQTLIPLIVKDEDLSKANSLFSSANMLAQLVGLGIGGILVAFLGLQGAVIFNGLLFIISAICEIFINYKEEIGKIVTEIKTFTGIKEGFAYAWKKIEIKGLILLEGASDFFGLALFVLLPVITQEVLKIGAEGYGILQAMSSVGSLVCGIMMSFITEVKRKYLWMAIFGVILGITFSMIGVISSFWILAVLLFIQGLLIGYDNIIISVILQRETDRYYRGRVFSFRSMFNSILRPIGYMFVSLLLLFLSINQLIITYGIIIAILSLFYLLIPYASKRAKVEEQGSTTHRL; from the coding sequence ATGGAATTACTTTTAAGAAATAAGAATTTCTTATTATTATTTTTGGGAACGTTACTTAGTACTCTTGGGGGATCAATTTTTTTCATATCTGTTGTTTGGACAGCTGCAAGTGAACTTGGTGGAGCCACAGCTGTTAGTGTAGTGCTGAGTTTTCAGGCTCTCCCTATAATTATTACTGCTCCGTTTGTAGGATTGTTTGTTGATAAAAGGAAGAAAAAGAATATATTAGTTAGCTCTTCTCTGATAGACGGATTTGTATTGTTATTTTTTGCCGTATTATTAAAAATGAATATTTTGAATATTTGGATACTTTCAATAACAATTTTTGTTCAACAATTCGTTGGAAGTTTTATGGGATCTTCTTTTCAAACTTTGATTCCTTTGATAGTTAAAGATGAAGATTTGTCAAAAGCTAATTCACTTTTCTCTTCTGCAAATATGCTTGCTCAGTTAGTTGGTTTAGGAATAGGTGGGATATTAGTAGCTTTTTTAGGATTACAAGGTGCTGTAATTTTTAATGGATTACTGTTTATAATTTCTGCAATTTGTGAAATTTTTATAAACTACAAAGAAGAGATAGGAAAAATCGTCACAGAGATTAAAACTTTTACAGGGATAAAAGAAGGGTTCGCATATGCATGGAAAAAGATAGAAATAAAAGGACTTATATTACTCGAAGGTGCTTCAGATTTCTTTGGATTAGCTCTTTTTGTTTTACTCCCTGTAATAACTCAAGAAGTATTAAAAATAGGTGCTGAAGGATATGGAATACTCCAAGCAATGTCTTCAGTTGGAAGTTTAGTATGCGGCATAATGATGTCGTTTATAACAGAAGTAAAGAGAAAATATTTATGGATGGCGATATTTGGGGTAATATTGGGCATTACTTTCTCAATGATCGGAGTAATTAGCTCTTTCTGGATTCTTGCTGTTTTATTGTTTATTCAGGGACTTTTGATTGGTTACGACAATATTATTATAAGCGTTATATTGCAAAGAGAGACTGATCGATACTACAGAGGTAGAGTTTTTTCTTTTAGAAGCATGTTTAACAGCATACTAAGACCTATAGGATATATGTTTGTCAGTCTTTTGCTGTTATTTTTATCTATCAACCAACTGATAATTACTTATGGAATCATTATAGCTATCCTTTCTCTATTCTACCTGTTAATTCCCTATGCATCAAAAAGGGCTAAAGTTGAAGAACAAGGGTCAACCACCCACCGCCTATAG
- a CDS encoding DUF2283 domain-containing protein, translated as MGKIDIKKILDLIPILIEVPYSRIWTSYDKEADVLYINFKKPSHADDSELTDDDIIIRYEKGEIVGITILNVSKRKFENEK; from the coding sequence ATGGGAAAAATAGATATTAAAAAAATTTTAGACTTAATTCCCATTTTAATAGAAGTTCCCTATTCGAGAATTTGGACTTCTTACGATAAAGAAGCAGATGTTTTATACATAAATTTCAAAAAACCAAGTCATGCAGACGATTCTGAACTTACTGACGATGATATAATAATAAGGTACGAAAAAGGAGAAATTGTTGGAATAACTATACTTAATGTTAGTAAAAGAAAATTTGAAAATGAAAAGTAA
- a CDS encoding PBECR2 nuclease fold domain-containing protein, producing MNVVISKNRVPIRLTDERWVHITEEHSEMAGYYFEILETIENPEVIYKGREGEFIAVKEIEKSKYIVVIYKETSKEDGFVITSFLTKRKKQLERRPKIWEK from the coding sequence ATGAATGTAGTTATTTCAAAAAATAGAGTACCAATTAGATTAACAGATGAAAGATGGGTTCATATTACAGAAGAACATTCAGAAATGGCTGGATACTATTTCGAAATACTTGAAACAATTGAAAATCCCGAAGTAATTTATAAAGGTAGGGAAGGAGAATTTATAGCTGTAAAAGAAATTGAGAAAAGTAAATATATCGTAGTTATATACAAGGAAACAAGTAAAGAAGATGGATTTGTAATAACCTCATTTTTAACAAAAAGAAAAAAGCAACTGGAAAGGAGACCCAAAATATGGGAAAAATAG
- a CDS encoding ABC transporter ATP-binding protein: MNSPIVSKNVKRLFEYSNKYKRQIFNIYLLSFFSYLLFVANPFILRYLIDNVITVGRFSLILPVMIIYLAIIIGQFFIGFTTDYYLNVYQIDVTKKEQIVLYNKIQKVPFLSYDKTFLGDFLTRIVSDINEISNFLVLTKPSIYLNLLQLALILTVLFLFSWQLSVVVLATIPFYYLILTKCSKSFQKSSSEERQEYSKVMETLREKIEGINTVKILTKESFFHQKVSEKTENWESSMKKYIWNFLKLDQGISLIISITTPLILGVGGYLMMSNILTMGTLLAFYQFSTWLFVPLKTISEQLAQLQRADTLSQRFFEILDLPEEESDGILPFPKDSNIEYNNVSFTYKDELVLKDINLFIDQNEKMAIVGTSGSGKSTMMNLLVRLYEPTSGEILLDNKNLKGYNLQEIREHIKLVRGNDPLFNMTVKENIMLGDEFSEEEFNKAVKKAKVDKFIDPLDEGYDTIVGERGSKLSDGQRERVAIARALIRNPKVLILDEATSGVDSQTEEEIFEELKEYDMTLIIISHRLSTIRKADKVVVLKDGEIIGEGTHNELIKSSPVYKEIIESQLIV, from the coding sequence ATGAATTCACCGATAGTTTCTAAAAATGTTAAAAGGTTATTTGAATATTCTAATAAATATAAAAGACAAATATTCAATATTTATCTTTTGTCGTTTTTTAGCTATCTCCTTTTTGTTGCAAATCCTTTCATTTTAAGATACTTAATTGATAATGTAATAACTGTTGGAAGGTTTTCCTTAATTCTCCCAGTAATGATAATATACCTGGCAATAATAATTGGACAATTTTTTATTGGATTCACAACAGATTATTACTTGAATGTATATCAAATAGACGTGACAAAAAAAGAACAAATTGTTCTATACAACAAAATTCAAAAAGTTCCTTTTTTATCTTATGATAAAACTTTTCTGGGTGATTTCTTAACTAGAATAGTTTCAGACATTAACGAAATATCTAATTTTCTTGTACTAACAAAACCTTCTATATATTTAAACCTTCTGCAACTTGCTCTTATTTTAACCGTTTTATTTCTTTTCAGTTGGCAACTGAGTGTTGTAGTACTTGCAACAATACCTTTTTACTATTTAATCTTGACTAAATGCAGCAAAAGCTTCCAAAAATCTTCATCTGAAGAAAGGCAAGAATATAGCAAAGTTATGGAAACCTTGAGAGAAAAAATAGAAGGCATAAATACTGTAAAAATACTTACTAAAGAATCTTTTTTTCATCAAAAGGTAAGTGAAAAAACTGAAAACTGGGAAAGTAGCATGAAAAAATACATTTGGAATTTTCTTAAATTAGATCAAGGAATAAGTTTAATTATATCAATCACCACACCATTGATACTTGGAGTTGGAGGATACCTAATGATGTCTAACATTTTAACAATGGGAACTTTGCTTGCTTTTTATCAATTTTCTACTTGGCTTTTCGTTCCCCTTAAAACAATTAGTGAACAACTTGCACAACTACAAAGAGCAGATACACTCTCCCAAAGGTTCTTTGAAATACTTGATCTCCCTGAAGAAGAAAGTGATGGAATTTTGCCTTTCCCTAAAGATTCCAATATCGAATATAACAACGTTTCTTTCACATACAAAGATGAATTAGTTTTAAAAGATATAAACCTATTCATAGACCAAAACGAAAAGATGGCCATAGTTGGAACAAGTGGTTCAGGTAAAAGTACTATGATGAATTTGCTTGTTAGATTGTATGAACCAACAAGTGGTGAGATATTGTTAGACAATAAAAACTTAAAAGGCTATAACTTACAAGAAATAAGAGAACATATAAAACTGGTAAGAGGAAATGATCCATTATTCAACATGACAGTGAAAGAAAACATAATGCTTGGTGATGAATTCAGTGAAGAAGAGTTCAACAAAGCTGTCAAAAAAGCAAAGGTAGATAAATTTATAGACCCATTAGATGAAGGATACGATACGATAGTAGGAGAAAGAGGAAGTAAGTTATCAGATGGACAAAGAGAAAGAGTAGCTATAGCAAGGGCATTGATAAGGAATCCAAAGGTATTGATATTAGATGAAGCGACATCAGGAGTAGACTCACAAACAGAAGAAGAAATATTTGAAGAATTAAAAGAATACGATATGACATTGATAATAATATCTCATAGGTTATCGACGATAAGAAAAGCAGATAAGGTAGTAGTATTAAAAGATGGAGAGATAATAGGAGAAGGAACACACAACGAATTAATAAAAAGCTCTCCTGTTTACAAAGAAATCATTGAAAGTCAGTTGATTGTTTGA
- a CDS encoding N-acetylmuramoyl-L-alanine amidase family protein, whose product MLKKIILIVLSVLLVLVVLFSIKRFVFRDTVFKPSKKVIVIDPGHGGEDPGSIGFSGKYEKDINLEISIMLKEKLNLNGYKAILTRDSDKYTDNILRAEMANKENARIFISIHCNSLNNDNSVTGIQMLYYPNRNSSFGDLNNYELAEILMNSLINGTGARNRGIIEGDDYKVLNRTKMPAVIIECGFISNENEEKLLLTDDYKNKIIDSIVYGLEEYFRLSLLNSTN is encoded by the coding sequence CTGCTTAAAAAAATCATACTTATAGTTTTATCTGTATTATTAGTTTTAGTTGTATTATTTTCAATTAAACGGTTTGTTTTCAGAGACACTGTTTTTAAACCTTCAAAAAAAGTTATAGTAATTGATCCTGGGCATGGTGGCGAAGATCCTGGAAGTATTGGATTCAGTGGAAAATATGAAAAAGATATCAATTTAGAAATTTCCATAATGCTAAAGGAAAAATTAAATCTAAATGGATATAAAGCTATTTTAACTAGGGATAGCGATAAATATACAGATAATATCTTAAGAGCCGAGATGGCAAATAAAGAAAATGCTAGAATATTTATTAGCATTCATTGCAATTCTTTGAATAACGATAATTCCGTAACCGGCATACAGATGCTATACTATCCAAATAGAAATAGTTCTTTCGGTGATTTAAACAACTATGAACTTGCAGAAATTCTAATGAATTCATTAATTAATGGCACAGGAGCTAGAAATAGAGGAATAATAGAAGGAGACGATTATAAAGTGCTGAATCGAACCAAGATGCCAGCAGTAATAATAGAATGTGGATTTATATCCAACGAAAATGAAGAAAAACTACTATTGACAGATGATTACAAAAATAAGATAATAGATTCAATAGTATATGGATTGGAAGAATATTTTAGATTGAGTTTACTTAATTCTACAAATTAA
- a CDS encoding VanZ family protein: MSKTNDDNKTNNLTKILFIIYMIALFWIIIFKFDIPFSNLGYMRSINLIPFSESLIINDKLNFREMIMNAVIFLPLGIYLEILFKKYSTGRKIFFVFLISFICEVSQFILGVGASDITDIINNMIGGIIGIAIYKVIVKIIKNDVKAQKIINVIATIGTIFMTLLLIIITISNH; encoded by the coding sequence GTGAGTAAAACAAATGATGATAATAAAACAAATAACTTAACTAAAATACTATTTATTATTTATATGATTGCGTTATTTTGGATAATAATATTCAAATTTGATATTCCATTTTCTAACCTGGGATATATGAGAAGTATAAATTTGATTCCCTTTAGCGAATCTCTAATAATAAATGACAAACTCAATTTTAGAGAAATGATTATGAATGCAGTGATCTTCTTACCTCTTGGAATATATTTGGAAATTTTATTTAAAAAGTATTCTACAGGCAGAAAAATATTCTTTGTTTTCTTAATCAGCTTTATATGTGAAGTATCCCAGTTTATTTTAGGGGTTGGAGCTTCTGATATTACAGATATAATTAACAATATGATAGGTGGAATTATTGGAATAGCAATATACAAAGTTATTGTAAAAATAATCAAAAACGATGTTAAGGCACAGAAAATTATTAATGTAATTGCGACAATAGGAACAATTTTTATGACTTTATTATTAATAATAATTACTATTAGCAATCACTAA
- a CDS encoding GNAT family N-acetyltransferase produces the protein MPKTLKKANNMARYFKKMVGTKCYLSPVNPDDFEKYTEWLNDPEISQNLLVNDKIFSLLKEKEILEDMAKNNDTTFTIVDVNTDKPLGNCSLNNVDNINQTATLGIFIGDKEYLSKGYGTEAMELLLDYGFNALNLQNIMLEVFDYNKRAIKAYEKVGCKVIGKRRQAKFFNNKRYDIIFMDILKDEFLNIRE, from the coding sequence TTGCCGAAAACACTAAAGAAGGCGAATAACATGGCAAGATACTTTAAAAAGATGGTTGGAACAAAATGTTATTTATCACCGGTAAACCCAGACGACTTTGAAAAGTATACCGAATGGCTAAATGACCCTGAAATATCTCAAAATCTCTTGGTCAATGATAAAATATTCTCGCTTCTAAAAGAAAAAGAGATTCTAGAAGACATGGCAAAAAACAACGACACAACTTTTACAATAGTTGACGTTAACACCGATAAACCTCTAGGTAATTGCTCACTTAACAATGTAGACAATATCAATCAAACAGCTACACTAGGTATATTCATAGGGGACAAAGAATATCTATCAAAAGGATATGGGACAGAAGCCATGGAACTACTTCTAGACTATGGCTTTAACGCTCTTAATTTACAAAATATAATGCTCGAGGTATTTGATTATAATAAAAGGGCAATAAAAGCATATGAAAAAGTTGGCTGTAAAGTAATTGGTAAAAGGAGACAAGCAAAATTTTTTAATAATAAACGATACGATATTATTTTTATGGACATATTAAAGGACGAATTTCTCAATATTAGAGAATAG
- a CDS encoding iron-containing alcohol dehydrogenase: MNNFEWVCPTRIIFGKNTEERVGEFAKQYSNKILLHYGQGSIKKTGLYDKVVNSLKNANVEFIELGGVQPNPRLSLVRKGIEICKKENINFILAVGGGSVIDSAKAIAAGVKYEGDIWELYEGKGTLKEALPVGVILTIPAAGSEASMGSVITNEDGWYKRSINYDILRPVFAIMNPELTYTLPPFQTAVGAVDMLTHVMERYFTNTKNVDLTDRLSEATMRTIIKYAPLALKDPHNYDVRAQIMWAGTVAHNGLLGTGREEDWATHDIEHEVSGIYDVAHGAGLAVLFPAWMKYVYRHDINRFAQYATRVWNVEPDFFNLEKTALEGIKRLEKFYKEELNLPITLSGLKVPDDRFEEMAEKATEKGPIGNFVKLYKEDVLNILKLAK; this comes from the coding sequence ATGAACAACTTTGAATGGGTATGTCCTACACGAATAATTTTCGGAAAAAACACCGAAGAAAGAGTTGGAGAATTTGCTAAACAATATTCAAATAAAATCTTGCTTCACTATGGGCAAGGAAGTATCAAAAAAACTGGGTTATACGATAAAGTTGTAAACTCATTAAAAAATGCAAATGTTGAGTTTATTGAACTTGGTGGAGTACAGCCTAATCCTAGATTGAGTTTAGTAAGAAAAGGTATTGAGATCTGTAAAAAAGAAAACATTAATTTTATATTAGCTGTCGGAGGAGGAAGTGTTATAGATTCCGCAAAAGCAATTGCGGCTGGAGTAAAATACGAGGGAGACATTTGGGAATTATACGAAGGAAAAGGAACATTGAAAGAAGCTCTACCAGTAGGGGTTATCCTTACAATACCAGCAGCTGGTAGTGAAGCTAGCATGGGATCAGTAATTACTAATGAAGATGGTTGGTACAAAAGATCTATCAACTACGATATCTTAAGACCTGTATTCGCCATAATGAATCCCGAATTAACTTACACCCTGCCACCTTTCCAAACAGCAGTTGGAGCAGTAGACATGCTAACTCACGTGATGGAAAGATATTTTACTAACACAAAAAATGTTGATTTAACAGATAGGCTCAGTGAAGCAACTATGAGAACAATCATAAAATATGCACCTCTAGCTTTAAAAGATCCACATAACTACGATGTCAGAGCCCAGATCATGTGGGCTGGAACTGTCGCACACAACGGTTTGTTAGGAACTGGAAGAGAAGAAGATTGGGCAACTCACGATATAGAACATGAAGTAAGTGGCATTTACGATGTTGCTCATGGAGCAGGTTTAGCTGTACTATTCCCAGCCTGGATGAAATATGTATACAGGCATGACATCAACAGGTTTGCTCAATATGCAACTAGGGTATGGAATGTTGAGCCTGACTTTTTCAATCTTGAAAAAACAGCTCTTGAAGGGATAAAAAGGTTAGAAAAGTTCTATAAAGAAGAATTAAATTTACCTATTACCTTAAGTGGTTTAAAAGTACCAGATGATAGATTTGAAGAAATGGCTGAAAAAGCAACTGAAAAAGGGCCAATAGGAAATTTTGTAAAACTATATAAAGAAGACGTTTTAAATATTTTAAAACTTGCAAAATAA